From a region of the Thiorhodovibrio winogradskyi genome:
- a CDS encoding TIGR03032 family protein produces MNDSTPTTGPALAIHADDGLWHWLAEQNISLALTTYQSNRLFFIGRSQEPGRLAVQERLFDKPMGLAWQPESDSLTLGCRYQIWQLANRLPAGQTHEDGDRLYVPRQAWITGDLNAHDLALDAEGRLLFVNTDFSCLATLDPDHSFRPLWQPPFISKLVAEDRCHLNGLALQDGVATWMSACSATDTPAGWRQHRHDGGVVLHLPSNSIAASGLSMPHSPRWYRDTLWLLNSGSGELGYLDGERFVPVAYGPGFVRGLAFHDRFALIGLSQLRSTSFGGLALEQRLAADGQQAQCGLMVVDLDRGEVIHWLRFGNLVEELFDLVVIPGARRPRALGLQEDDIERLVSFPGSDGLVITKPTVRRPGHTRAPVAGLPRPEPGGQPVLYQSVHNLTPDNLLPYDRMTAPPLSQRWASQPPRGELLGLSAAIAGELVGFAIAERFQAADGSPQAELISLFVAPAQRRRGIGTRLVARLRQQLDVALTTPLLRAHHGQAVGQQADQAPTPAPATELFTHAGYRVLDVYQRLSAPEQAESIAFWLEQQLLPPAEAQRRVGEVCFLVRAGSDALVGIGSLYPGELADNGQERRVLYGRTYLHPSARGHVRLYLGLLQAARTLIADPRLCRSGATAIAFETENPRLMSRAWRRFFTRQGWRRVGASACGCDLWIAEERARDAPSPALVMGI; encoded by the coding sequence ATGAACGACAGCACGCCAACAACAGGCCCGGCCCTCGCCATCCACGCCGACGATGGCCTCTGGCACTGGCTCGCCGAGCAGAACATCAGCCTGGCGCTCACCACCTATCAGAGCAATCGGCTGTTCTTCATCGGCCGCAGTCAGGAGCCGGGTCGGCTGGCCGTCCAGGAGCGGCTGTTCGACAAGCCCATGGGGCTCGCCTGGCAGCCGGAGAGCGATAGCCTGACCCTGGGCTGTCGCTACCAGATTTGGCAACTCGCCAACCGCCTGCCCGCTGGCCAGACCCACGAGGACGGCGACCGCCTCTATGTGCCGCGCCAAGCCTGGATCACCGGCGATCTCAACGCCCACGACCTGGCCTTGGATGCCGAGGGCCGGCTGCTGTTTGTCAACACCGACTTCAGCTGTCTCGCCACCCTCGATCCCGACCACAGCTTCCGCCCCCTCTGGCAACCGCCCTTCATCAGCAAACTGGTGGCCGAAGACCGCTGCCACTTAAACGGCCTGGCGCTGCAAGACGGCGTTGCCACCTGGATGAGTGCGTGCAGCGCCACCGACACCCCCGCCGGCTGGCGCCAGCATCGCCACGACGGCGGGGTGGTGCTGCACCTGCCGAGCAACAGCATCGCCGCCAGCGGGCTATCGATGCCCCATTCGCCGCGCTGGTACCGCGACACCCTCTGGCTGCTCAACTCCGGCAGCGGCGAGCTGGGTTATCTCGACGGCGAACGCTTCGTCCCCGTCGCCTATGGCCCCGGCTTTGTGCGTGGTCTGGCCTTTCACGACCGCTTTGCCCTCATCGGCCTGTCGCAACTGCGCTCGACCAGCTTCGGCGGCTTGGCGCTGGAGCAGCGTCTGGCGGCCGACGGCCAACAGGCCCAGTGCGGGCTGATGGTGGTGGATCTCGACCGCGGTGAGGTCATCCACTGGCTGCGTTTCGGCAATCTGGTCGAAGAGCTGTTCGATCTGGTGGTCATCCCCGGCGCCCGCCGCCCGCGCGCCCTCGGCCTGCAGGAGGATGACATCGAACGCCTGGTGAGCTTTCCCGGAAGCGACGGCCTGGTCATCACCAAGCCCACCGTCAGGCGCCCCGGTCACACCCGAGCGCCGGTGGCCGGCCTGCCGCGCCCCGAGCCGGGCGGCCAGCCGGTGCTCTACCAAAGCGTCCACAACCTCACCCCCGACAACCTGCTGCCCTACGACCGCATGACCGCGCCGCCGCTGAGCCAACGCTGGGCCAGCCAGCCGCCGCGCGGCGAGCTGTTGGGGCTGTCCGCCGCCATTGCCGGCGAGCTGGTCGGCTTCGCCATCGCCGAGCGCTTTCAAGCCGCGGACGGCAGCCCTCAGGCCGAACTCATCTCCCTGTTCGTCGCCCCCGCTCAGCGGCGGCGCGGCATCGGCACCCGCCTGGTCGCCCGCCTGCGCCAACAGCTCGATGTGGCGCTCACCACCCCCTTGCTCCGCGCCCACCACGGCCAGGCCGTCGGCCAGCAGGCTGATCAGGCGCCCACCCCCGCCCCGGCCACCGAGCTGTTCACCCATGCCGGCTATCGCGTGCTCGATGTCTATCAGCGCCTGAGCGCGCCGGAGCAAGCCGAGAGCATCGCCTTCTGGCTGGAGCAGCAACTGCTGCCGCCTGCGGAAGCGCAACGGCGTGTCGGCGAGGTCTGCTTTCTGGTGCGTGCCGGCAGCGACGCCCTGGTGGGCATCGGCAGCCTCTACCCCGGCGAGCTGGCGGATAACGGGCAGGAGCGCCGCGTGCTCTACGGTCGAACCTATCTGCACCCGAGCGCCCGTGGTCATGTCCGCTTGTATCTCGGCCTGCTGCAAGCCGCACGTACACTGATAGCCGACCCTCGGCTGTGCCGCAGCGGCGCGACCGCCATCGCCTTCGAGACCGAAAACCCCCGTTTGATGAGCCGCGCCTGGCGGCGCTTCTTTACCCGGCAGGGTTGGCGGCGAGTGGGCGCCAGCGCCTGCGGTTGCGACCTCTGGATCGCCGAAGAGCGCGCGCGCGACGCCCCATCGCCAGCCCTCGTCATGGGTATATAA